The Urocitellus parryii isolate mUroPar1 chromosome 6, mUroPar1.hap1, whole genome shotgun sequence genome includes a window with the following:
- the Zfp36l1 gene encoding mRNA decay activator protein ZFP36L1: protein MTTTLVSATIFDLSEVLCKGNKMLNYSTPSAGGCLLDRKAVGTPAGGGFPRRHSVTLPSSKFHQNQLLSSLKGEPAPALSSRDSRFRDRSFSEGGERLLPTQKQPGSGQVNSSRYKTELCRPFEENGACKYGDKCQFAHGIHELRSLTRHPKYKTELCRTFHTIGFCPYGPRCHFIHNAEERRALAGARDLSADRPRLQHSFSFAGFPSAAATAAATGLLDSPTSITPPPILSADDLLGSPTLPDGTNNPFAFSSQELASLFAPSMGLPGGGSPTTFLFRPMSESPHMFDSPPSPQDSLSDQEGYLSSSSSSHSGSDSPTLDNSRRLPIFSRLSISDD, encoded by the exons ATGACCACCACCCTCGTGTCTGCCACCATCTTCGACTTGAGCGAAGTTTTATGCAAG gGTAACAAGATGCTCAACTACAGTACTCCCAGTGCAGGTGGCTGCCTGCTGGACAGGAAGGCAGTGGGTACCCCTGCTGGTGGAGGCTTCCCTCGGAGGCACTCTGTCACCCTGCCCAGCTCCAAGTTCCATCAGAACCAGCTCCTCAGCAGCCTCAAGGGTGAGCCAGCTCCGGCTCTGAGCTCTCGGGACAGCCGCTTCCGAGATCGCTCTTTCTCCGAAGGAGGTGAGCGGCTGCTGCCCACCCAGAAGCAGCCCGGGAGTGGCCAGGTCAACTCCAGCCGCTACAAGACGGAGCTGTGCCGCCCCTTTGAGGAGAACGGTGCCTGTAAGTACGGGGACAAGTGCCAGTTCGCCCACGGCATCCACGAGCTCCGCAGCCTGACCCGCCATCCCAAGTACAAGACGGAGCTGTGCCGCACCTTCCATACCATCGGCTTTTGCCCCTATGGGCCCCGCTGCCACTTCATCCACAACGCCGAGGAGCGCCGCGCCCTGGCCGGGGCCCGGGACCTCTCCGCTGACCGTCCCCGCCTTCAGCATAGCTTTAGCTTTGCTGGGTTTCCCAGTGCCGCTGCCACCGCCGCTGCCACGGGGCTGCTGGACAGCCCCACGTCCatcaccccaccccccatcctGAGCGCCGATGACCTCCTGGGCTCACCTACCCTGCCCGATGGCACCAATAACCCCTTTGCCTTTTCCAGCCAGGAGCTGGCCAGCCTCTTTGCCCCTAGTATGGGGCTACCTGGGGGTGGCTCCCCCACCACCTTCCTCTTCCGGCCCATGTCTGAGTCCCCTCACATGTTTGACTCTCCCCCCAGCCCTCAGGATTCTCTCTCGGACCAGGAGGGCTACCTGAGCAGCTCCAGCAGCAGCCACAGTGGCTCAGACTCCCCCACCTTGGACAACTCAAGACGCCTGCCCATTTTCAGCAGACTTTCCATCTCAGATGACTAA